The Macadamia integrifolia cultivar HAES 741 chromosome 4, SCU_Mint_v3, whole genome shotgun sequence genome contains the following window.
CCAAGATGGGGTGGTTCCCCAACAGAATATTTCCATTGATGGAGGGGGGAAACATGAGGATCAACCTAGGGGCTTGCCTTGGCTCAGAGCAAAACCAGCTAGCAATGATGACGGAGGAAAGGGAAGTTCATCTCCTTTGAGATTGGGTTTCTTAAAAGAATATTCCATGCATTCTCTGAACAAAAGTGAGACTAGAAGCAGTCCTACTTTAAGTTTTATTCAGAATCTCATGTCAGCTTCATGTCATCATGATGCTGGGCCTAAGAAGACTCAGCCTGGAGGCTGTTCAAGTGATAAGAATACCGTTGGGCTTCCCATTTTTGACAAGGCTCACATTTCCAACAACCAGTCCTCTTTTTTTAGATCCCCTACCAAGTCCGGTCATGATGCATCTGAGGTTGAAGTCATTGACAATACTGGGAAGGTGGGAGTGGTTCATATCGACTTGTCCCTTGATCATATATTCCAAGACTTGGGAAAGAAGTTAACCACAGAGGATAAGATTGTCAAGGACGGATTGGATAACAGCCGCACTAGCTCTCAGAATTGCATTAATTTGAATACTTGTACAAATGAAGAAGAGATTCTATCGGAGTCTTCTGTTCCAAGAGACAAAGTGAAAATTGCAGTTATAGATTTGGAGGCCCCTCCGATTCTTGAGACTGAGGAGATTCCTCCTACAGGAGACAACCGTATAGGAGACCAACCTGAGGAACTTATCCAGTCATCACATCATGAAGCTGGAGAGAAACATGAAGAACTTGCCAGAATAGCTGCAGAAAGTATCGTCTCCATCTCATCTACTGTCCAGGTGCAGTTGAAGGGATCCAATTGTCAACCCCCAGAATCTTTCCTTAGAGACTCCTTGTATTGGTTTGCAGAAGTAGTTACTTCAAATATGGGTTATCTTGAAAGTGAGGTTAGGTTAACTTCAAGGGTTGAGGGTGGTTGCGATCATGAGGGGTCTTCTTCTGAGGGAATTGATTATTTCGAGTCCATGACATTGAAGCTGACAGAGACCAAGGTGGAAGAGTACTGGTGTAGGCCTCAGGCTCCAGAGAATCTGAAGGAGGAAACAGTTGCCACTCCAAAGCCGAGTCGACCTCGTAAGGGCCAGGGGAGGAGGGGAAGGCAGCGAAGGGACTTTCAAAGGGACATCTTACCAGGTCTTGCTTCTCTCTCGAGGCATGAAGTGACAGAAGATCTCCAAACAATTGGAGGACTGATGCGAGCTACAGGTCTACCTTGGGAGGCGGGATTGACAAGGAGGAATGCTGCTAGAAATGGATGGGCAAGGGGGAGAAGGCGTTCGAGAGGCTCTAGTCACACAGTGGAAGTGAGCAATGTTTTCCTACCTCCAGTGCAACCACCTATTGAAGTAGGTCTGGAAGAAAAGAACCTAACAGGGTGGGGGAAGACACCTAGACGACCCCGGAGACAGCGATGTCCAGGTGGTAATCCTCCTCCTATTCCTTCTTTAACCATAGTATAGAAAGAGGCCTTTGCTTTGTGATCTGAGAATTTTATAGAGGATATTGAGTTAAGAATCGGCAGTTATTTCTTTGgctttgtgggggggggggggggtgaggtaGGTAGGAGCCATGGGGATTGCTTCCTTGTACATGTCTTGAGCCCAAATTTGGGGTGCCGTTGTTTATTTGTGTTCAAGTTTACCAACTTGTATCATTCATAAATAATGTTGCAGTATTCTTCTAAGATTTGCATACTTTCTCCAGTTGAGCATTGTGGTAGAAATCAAGTAGTTTCATCTTGAGAACAGCGGAAAATCATCGGAGGTGGCTCTGGAAGCAGCATGGATTGGAAGTAGGTGAAAAATTTTTGGAGTTTCAAATGTATAGAAATCAAACGTAAGTGGAATCAGGATtagttgattttgattcaaattggcCGACGATTCCATAGAGATTCTGATTCTATTGATTTTAGTCTGATTCTTTAAACCAAGGAATAGGGACGGCAGGTTGAGATACATTTCAATTCAGGAAAAAAGAGCCAAAGAGGAGGGCTCCTCAAGGATAAGATTGGGACACCGTTCTGTTATGTGGTGGTCTGTGTACTGTTCTCTTTTTTCTGTTTATGGTAGAATGGTCTTGTGCTGCTCTCAGTCATCTGGTACGGTGATAGCTCTActtttctcttctgttttcAATCTCCTTTTTggggagaccattccatgaaaGTCATATACCTACCTGCCTCACTACCACTGTTACACTGCACCAACACTATATAAAAACATGCAAAAGTAATCCCTTTTTCTaccagaaacagaaacaattgTAACCCCTTTCTTCAAAGTTTGTGCcaaaaagattcttttgaacACCCACCAAATCCAGGATCGGGCTCCTCTTTTGAGCAGTGATCGCTTAGTCTTGAGTCTTGCTCGTAGTTACCTGCACGATCGATACATGTCCAAAGGGTGATCTAATGTATGACCACCATTGCTTGTTCTTTGTGCCCTGATTTTACAATCAGTCTGATTATAGACCACTCCTGTAGTTTTCTTCGCTTGAGCGACTCGGGCGAGAGccgctgatctacgaccaccctccATTTGCACCGTTTGTAATCGGTGTGGTGCCTTTATTTTGATTGATAGAGGTACAGTCGTTAAATCACTACTTGAATATGTGTCAGTCCCTGCTAAATCACTGCTTGAATATGTGTCAATCCCTCAGATAACTATGAGGGTGATCACTCCTCAAGCGGATCCCAAATCCAGGCTTCTACGTTTCATGGATGGGTAGCAATTCTCAAATGGGCCTTCTTAAGCCGGCCCAACAAGTAAACGATGTATGAAAGTCAAGTGGGTTGGGCTCGGTTCATGGATTTTGGCTTTAGTATTTCCCCCCTTGATCCCAAAAAGGCATAATCCAGATCTCTCATTTACAATACTCTTTTATCCATCTTTTATCTATCCGTGGAGGTTTGCTGTCAGGTCATGTGGTTCCTATGCCAGTGTTTGAGTCAATTGGAAAGCATACGTGACATCCATATACAGATACGACGATTTTTTGACGCAGCCATTTTTCAACGATAGGGCCTAGGGTTCCTCAATGCCTCTATTAAAAACTCTTTAAATTGCACCTGCCATTTTTACTATAGAACTTATAGATTCAAGCAAGAAAACGTTACCTCTTAGTGTAAACATGCACAAGCTTGGCCAATGGAAAAGAGTGTGGAAACATCTTCTACGTGAGATAGTATGATTTTTTTACACCCAGTGTGTCTTGACTCGGGTACATGCTAAAGAgttgatttttttctcattccatAATCCATACTATGTCTCTTAGTTAgtaaatacatatataatacATGTATTGAAAGTTTGATTCAGAAAGTATATTtcgtaaatttttttttggtaaagaatatATTTCGTATCATAGATATGAAAAGAAGCGTTTTCAGGGAAACCGTATTATATACGTATAATACTTTTTGACTTGACGTTTTTCGgattaagggggaaaaaaaaacgcAAAACCCATCGCCATTCCTGAAAAACCCTCTAGCGACtgccttcttcatcttctccgtCTCTGTTCCCGTTTGAGCTCAGTGGTGGCCGGGCGAGTCTTCCTCTAAGGCTCAAGCTCAATATCCACTTCTCCGTATCCGTTCCAGATTAATTGCAGCGgcattattcatccaaaaaaaaataaataaataaattgcagCGACGATTGCATACTGTTCCAAGGCGATAATTTGGCCAGCGATTGCACactgtttctcttcttcttctccgtctccGTTCGGCCAGATATTGTAGCGGCGCGAATGCATCCGAGGTTATTGAACCCCTGCCCCCTTCTTCTTCACCGTCTCTATTCGGCCAGCAAGTTTCTCTCTTCTCCGTCTCCATCTGTAAGTATTTCTCAGCCATTTATGGTCTTTTTATGGTCTGATTTTCGTCTCGTTTGCTTGGattcttgaaaaaaatttatGGGTTAAATTTTACCACATAGttcctgaaattttttttcgTCTCTGTTTACTATGTTTTAATttcgttttttgtttttttttgtttggtgttCGAACTTCCATTACGTGACAGTGGTATTTAGTGAGTTATTTTCAGGGTTTCTTTTCCTTATGATTGATTGTCGATTCTTTATAAATAATGTTATGCCAAAGCTATCAGAATTTCCAAGTGAAGGCAAAGACTGAAAATTTTTCAACTTGGTTCGAATTGCCCCGATGATGAGAAAAATGGAAGGTCACTCTGAATCCTGTACCTTGAGGCTTCGCTTGATTTTTATAGcccctctcccctttctttCTCACACCTGGGTGGTTAGGGGATAGCATGCCATTTTCTCTTCCAGTTTCAGATACTTTGGCTGGTCCTTTCCCTATAAGATCCTTGTGTGCTTCTGCAAACTATTGATTTTAGGTGAAATTGACTTTGTTTCCAGTATGCACATTATTGATTTCAGTTGTGAGGCTtccttttgatatatatatatatatatatatatattttccggTGGTGCATATATGTTACATAGTGAGGCCCTATTAAAGACATACCATATCATTGCTGTACTCATTTTATTATGCCGGATTTTTGAAAAGTATTATTGTTGTTTGAGCCGTTTAATTTGTTGTGTGTATCTGTACCCGTTATATTGTCGTTCCCTAACTTACCATGGACAAAATGTGCAGTGACTTGAATGGGGTCAGGGGGAGTTGTGGCCTTGTGGGAGCTTATGATCATAAAAAAGGAATAGAGCCACAGATGAGGAAAAGATGAAACTCATCGGTCTATTGCAGAGACATGGCCTTCGCTTCCAGAAATCTCATCTTCATTGGAGGTCTTTGTTTACCAACTCTACCTTCGAACAACAACTAGAAACTCTCGATATCAATCAAACCATTGCTTCAGTTCATGCCATCTCTTCGAACCCCTGTTTTTCTCTGTTGggtctctgcaacaccattggTTCTCTCAAGAAAATCCATAGCTTGCTCATCATCCATGGTCTAACAGATGACCTTCTCTGCCAAACCAAATTAGTTAGCTTGTATGGTTTCTTCGGGGATGTCAAGTGCGCCCGCTTTGTCTTCGATCAAATAAGAGACCCGGACCTTTACTCATGGAAGGTGATGATCAGATGGTATTTCTTGAATGATTCCTACCCCGAACTTATTCAGCTTTATACCCATATGAGACAATTCCTCAAAGAGCATGACAACATTGTTTTTAGTGTTGTGTTGAAGGCTTGCAGTGAAGTGCATGATCTGGATGAAGGGAGAAAGCTCCATTGCCAGATTGTTAAATTTGGGAATCCTGATAGTTTTGTATTGACGGGTTTGGTGGATATGTATGCAAAGTGTGGAGAAATCGAATGTTCTTGTACCGCGTTTGAAGAAATTCATGATAGAAATGTTGTTTCTTGGACTTCAATGATTGTGGGATATGTACAGAATGATTGCCCTGAAGAAGCGCTAGTGTTATTTAATCGCATGAGACAAGGGATGATTGATGGTAACCAAGTCACCATGGGAAGCTTGCTTACGGCATGCACAAAGCTAGGTGCTCTGAATCAGGGGAAATGGGTCCACGGATTCATAATAAAGgaaggtattattatgaactcATTCTTAATAACTGCCCTGTTGAATATGTATGCGAAATGCGGGACGATCACTGATGCACGTGCAACATTTGATGAGCTGCCAATAGTTGATCTTGTCTCATGGACAACAATGATTGTTGGATACACTCAGAGAAACTACCCGGATGAGGCATTAAGGCTATATACAGACAAGAAATGGGCTAGTCTCTTGCCCAATTCTGTTACTATTGCAAGTGTTCTTTCTGCATGTGGACAGTCAGGTAATTCAAATTTGGGAAAGTCAGTTCATGGGATCGGGATTAAACTAGGATTAGAAGATGGCACTGTGCGGAATGGTCTTATTGATATGTATGCAAAATGCAATATGATTGGAGATGCTCATTACATATTCCTGACAGTTGCAGACAACGATCTGATTGCTTGGAATTCAATGATTACTGGGTTGGCACAGAATGGGTCTGCTGATGAAGCCATGACACTTTTTCACCAGATGAGATTGGATTTCATTGCACCTGATGCAATCACAGTTGTTGGTGCCCTCTCTGCTTGTGCTTGCATAGGTGCGCTGCGTTTAGGTTGCTCATTACATGCATATATTATAAGAGAAGGCTTTTTATCATCCAATGTACGTCTTGGCACTGCCCTTCTCAACTTCTATGCTAAATGTGGAGATGCAGGATCCGCTCGCAAAGTTTTTGACAGTATGGAAGAGAAGAATACAGTGACTTGGAGTGCGATGATGGGTGGATATGGCATGCTTGGGGATGCCAGTGAGTCCCTTGTACTATTTGCTGAGATGTTGAATGAAAATGTGGAGCCCAACGAAGTGATCTTTACAAGCATTTTATCTGCTTGTGGGCATACAGGGATGGTTGGGGAAGGGTGGAGATATTTCAATTCTATGTGTCGAGAGTATCAGTTTGTGCCTTCCATGAAGCATTATGTTTGCATGGTTGATCTACTGGCTCGTGCTGGCAGGCTAGAAGAAGCCTTGGCATTTATAGAGACAATGCCAGTTCAACCAGATGTGAGTGTTTTTGGAGCTTTTCTCCATGGATGTAGACTCCATTCAAGGTTGGATCTTGGAGAGTTGGGAGTGAAGAAGATGCTCGAGTTGCAACCTGATAGTGCAGGGTATTATGTGCTTATTTCCAATTTCTATGCTTCAGATGGAATGTGGGACAAGGCCAGTGAGGTGAGGGAGTTTATGAGACATAGAGGATTGAGCAAGTCACCAGGGTGTAGCCTAGTGGAAATGGACAATAGCAACCATTTCTCTGCCTTGAGAGTGGCATCTCTCTCATAGTAAGTGCATGAAGTGCACAGTTGAGCGTATCATAGTTATGAGAgctttgatgaggtggaaagaTCCCTGCTTTAAGTCTGTGGCTGCCTTGAGATCCTTGAGGAAAATTTGGAGGGGTGATAATTGAACTACTTGCATGCTTCCATGAAGGACAGATGATTAAGTCACCATGATTTAGCCTCCTGGAAATGGATGAGTATGACAGCAACCAGTTCTCTGCTTTGAAAATGTCATCTCTTCTATAACTAAATGATTTGAGTGCATATGGAGAGGATCACTGTTATAAGAGCTGAGATGAGGTAAAATGGCCCCTGACTTGTGTTTTTGGCTTCCATAAGATGATAATTGACTCTAATCAGGAGGCTGATGATGAACGGGTGCCTCCTTTGCCATGGACATGCTTCAGAATTTAGACTGCATTCAAGGGGTGTATCCATATTTGGCATGTGTAATGTTCGTGGAGTCGTGAGGATAATATTCATGAGAAGGGATAATGGTTCTTGAGGCTGCAAATTTGTAGCCAAAATGAGTGGTACTTCATGGTAGTCCAGATGGGTCATTGTCTGTTGTATCTATGTTTGCTGCAGACATGCTTCAGACCGCCCTTCGCGGTTGTCTCCTCTACAAATCACGTACAGAAATTGGGTTGATGCCTTATCAGCCTCCTTTGGGGGTTCTATGTAAGTGGATGGTGTCATCGGACTAGAACCGTGCAGGATGAAATTGACACACCTCGGTTTATGAGCATGAAGTGAGAATACATGCTAACACAGCTCACTGGTGGAAGATCAATTATTGTTGGTCTTTTGTATGTATGCAAAATGCCATATGATTGGAGATGCTCATCACATATTCCTGACAGTTTCAGACAAGGAAATGTTTGCTTGGAGTTCAGTGATTACTGGGTATGCCTGGAACGGGCCTACTCATATCGCATATGATGCAATACAGTAGTTGGACTACTCCCCATATCTTTGGTAAACAACAAGGAAGATATCCAAGTCAGTTACTGCTTTATCTAGCGGCTGGCCAGAACTTGTAGATCCATACAGTTACAAATTTGAATGCTTAGCATTCTCCATTCCCAGCTGCAGAATGTACTGAGTTTTTCTATAAGAGTAACAGCTGGTATGCTATTCTTTTTACCACATTCAAAGACCTCCTCCTTCCATACTTGCCCATATTATAGAATGAAATCAACGATCTCTAGTCTGGTTTGATGGTCTACAACATGTTTCTTTGTCACTTCCCTATTTCTTTGTTGCTTCACAGGGTGcaatggattttttatttatttttggctgGAACTGAACCGTTTAGCTGGAACTGAACCGATAAAATCCCTACCTGAAACATATTTAATTCCATCTTTTATAAGGGGGTTTCATTTCCAAttccaaaaaattttgatttgaacagTTAATCTCTTCATGTTATACATTTATGAAGAGTAACTCTTCGGTTTGTTTTCGGGTTAAGTCGTATTGTTTTCGTGCCAAATGGGTTATTTTGGCAAATTGTGTCGTGTTGGTATCGGGGTTGAGTTTCTGGGTTGTGTTTGTCTTGGGGTGCTTACCGAACATGAATTCCTCCCTACCTGACGAAACCTGATCTAGGGTGATCTGTTGCCACCCTAGAACCAGATTTTATGGGCAGGTAGACTCCACCTGCTTAGTTTCAGCCAAAACGGAATCCGCCTACTGGCAAAATTAAGTTTAGCAAACCCATGACTACAAAGAGGGTGCATACTAAGACAAGGACTATGAAGAGGGTGGATGCCAACACAAGGATGCATGCCAATGCATGGGAGTGGGAGTATATcagtatatgattgaatttggctCTACAATTTGACATGAGGCCAATCTAGACCTAGCCCTATCTATACAATGGTTCGCATTGCCACATCATCTTACCGCATGGCAGAATTAGGTGGACTGTGGAAATGGCATATAccaataaataatatttttactaAGACTtatttgataatatttttaCTAATACTTATTTGTGATTTATGCTATGGTCATTCTACTTGTAGCTTCTAATTCCTAATCCATTTTACCTTGCAGACTACTACTTTAAGACACTGAACAAACATGAGGAAGAAGTTTCAGTGTCAAATCTTGCTGCGGAAATTGGTGATGAATTTGGATTCTATGATTCCAAACGTGTTCGAATTCATTGGAATTTAACATCAATAAGACACTGTACAGATCANNNNNNNNNNNNNNNNNNNNGGGGGGGGGGGGTATTTGTCCCACTGTTTACTCCTGTTTGTAATCAAGCTTGTTACCAATAATCTCTACAAGAACAACtcccatttattaaatgatggAACCGATTCAAATCTCTCATGATGATCTCCCTTCCTGTGATTTTAGACACAAATTTTGCAAAAGTATGGCAGTCCACGCAAACACGAAGGTTCTTTGAGATGCGTATTGTTGTCCCTGGAGCAGAGCTGATAACTCCAAATGCAATTGCTAGCTTCTCACTGTGACTCTTAACATTGTTGCTCCTGTGTCCTTGGCTTGTACTATGGATTGTAGCATCCAAGAGATAACCTTGTTCCTGAGCTAAATTTATGATATTTTCCAAAGACCCATATATTTCCTTCGTTTGTGGATGGGATGTATCTCCTACTCCAAATCTGTAGATCCTTCTATTTATCTCAATTGTACTGTATCCAGGAACCTTCCTCAGACCAACATGTTTCATCATTGATCTTACCTTCCCAAACTCATCCCACTTTTCTTCTTCAGCATATATATTGGAGAGTAATATATAATGTCCTGGATTATTTTTTCCAAGATCTAAAAGGTTTTCCTCAATGCTTCTGATGAGGTCTGTTCTGTGGTGGATACGGCATCCATTTAGAAGAGCACCCCAAATACTAGCATTTGCAGGAACTGGCATTGTTTTGATGAATCCAAATGCTCCATCAAAATCACCAGCTCGGCTTAGAAGGTCAACCATACAAGCAAAATGATCCAAGCTGGGCTCCATGCCGAAATCCCCCATCAGATGAAAATAGGATTTCCCCTTGTCCACAGATCCTGCATGACTACAGGCTGATAGAATATTCATGAAGGTTATTTCATTTGGTTTTATCGCTGAATCTACCATTTTGGTGAAGAGGGAAATCGCAGCATCAATGTGACCATGCATTCCATAGCCACCTATCATGGCACTCCATGATACTATAGTTCTATCTAGCATATCATCAAAGACTGTTTGAGCCATCTGAAGATCACCACATTTTGCATACATGTCTGTTAAAGCTGTTTCAACATGAGAATCTTTCACCACACCATAGACTATGAGTTTATGGTGAACCCATTTTCCCTTCTCTAGATAACCCAAATGTGAGCAAGCTTGAATTACACTTAAGAAGGTCACCTTATCCATACTAAGACCTTCGGAATGCATCCAATCAAATAGCCCTATTGCTTCTACCGAATAACCATTTTGAGCAAATCCACCAACCATGGAGTTCCATGTTATAATGCTTTTCCTTCGAATGTTGCTGAATATTTTGTATGCAATGCTCACAGACCCACATTTGGAGTACATATCTATGAGAGAGTTCTGGACATATTCATTAGAATCAAAGCCTGTTCTGGAAATATGACCATGAATTTGATCCCCAAGCCGTAAGAAGCTCATATCTCCACATGCTGACAGAGAACTTGCCAGGGTGAATGAATCTGGAAACAGTCCTTGTCCCAGTATCTGAATAAAGAGTCTCAGTGCCTCCTCTGAGAACCCATTCCTAGCATAGACTGTTATAAGTGAATTCCATGAGACTAATTGTTTCTCTTGGATTGCATCGAACACCTTTTGGCAATCTCCAAGTCTCCCGCAACTTGCATACATATTGATTAGTGCTGGTCCTACAAGATCAAAATCAGTGTCTATACCTTTCCTGATAACAGAACCATGAACTGATCTACCCTCTTTGAGCAGAACCAACTGAGAACATGAAAACAGAATACCGGCCATGGCTACTGGACTGGGTCCCACTCCATACTCCTGCATCTTAACACAAATCTCTAATGCTTCTTGAAAGTGGCTATTCTGGTTGTAGCAGGAAACCATTGTTGCCCATGAAACATTACTTCTGTGAGATGCCTTCTCAAAGAGCTTCTCTGCACTAAGCAAGTCTGCACATTTGCTGTACATAACAATAAGAGCAGTCTCCAAGGACCTGGAATTCTCAATCTCTGTTCTCACTATATAGCCGTGAACTGCCTTAGCAAGTCTTAGAAACCCCAAGTCGGCACAAGCTTCAGTTATCCCAAGCATTGCAACGGAATCCGGTTTGATACCTTCAACGACCATCCTATAGAACATCTCCAACCCGCTGTAGGGTTGTCCACCCTGAACATAACTGGAGATGATCGAACTCCAACAAACCACATCTCTTGTAGACATATTATCGAATACGACACGAGCATCTTctaatttgcctctttctccaTACATAGAAAGCAATGCAGTCTCAACAAAGCCATCAGAGTCAAACCCACTTTTAATGATACTCCCATGGATCTTCCCACCCATACCCACATCACCAAGACCTGAACAAGCTCTAAGAAGAGATGGAAGCAAGAAACTATTAATTTGGGCTCGCTGATACAGCATTTCATGATAGAGTGTAATGGCTTCTTTAAAGTAGAAATTCCATACGTAGCTCTTTATCAGTACACCCCACATGAAAGGATCTGGTCGTGAGAAAGTATCAAAGACCAGTCTAGCAGATTCGAGACAACCCATATTGGCATAAGATTCAATTAATTTGGTGGAAGAAAGTGCGTCTCTGTCAAACCCAGTGATTAAGAGATGGGCATGGAGTTGTGACAGCATTCTTGGGGTGGTGCAGGATCTGAACAGGAGCATATAAAGTGTCATGGCTGTGTAGCTTGGGTTATCTGATCAGAAAGGTGGAACCCAAGATCATTTTGGTCGAAAAGGAAAACTGCTTATGGATTCCCTGATCCCGTCCATTGACCCATTGCATATTTACGTGAACCTCGAAACAACAGTGCAGAACGCAGACACCTCATGCCGTTGCTCCACGACCATGTTTATCCCAAATAGCAGTCAGATACATAAGCACCTGTCTTTCAATGCAAAGAGGAAAGGTAAGGGTTCAGAAATCAAATTTCTTTCAACTGTCAAGCCCTTGTCTTCTTATCCCataaagccccatttgattttttaggggaaaaaaaatttataatttacaTATAATTCATACCATATTTGGTAAAAATATTGATAGTTATATGGTCCACAATGATGCATGAAATTGAATGTTGAGCgataaataaacaatatataaataaaCTTAATGTAATTGAAATGAAAGAAATGAGGATATTGAGATAGAAGAGTAATAAAACTAGAAGGCTCATAACGATCAAGATTGGTTTCAGTCGAGAGCGCTTTTAGTATCTTAAACCATGATCACCACCCACTTGCCCAAAAAACCATGAGCGTAATGATAGGATCCTAGGACACCATCTTATGtcaaaattttttatgaaaTCTTAATCTTGAATTTGATCTCAGTAGAAAGTTTGTAAAGGGTCTAAAAGGTTTGGAGGATCATATCACAGAATGACCCTAAAAgctaattttaaaaaataaataaataaatgaaacgaAGAGGAGAGAAGCCAGGGCTCAGTTAAATCCAACAGTTAACGTGCCAGAACAAAGCTGAAAAACAAGACAGCCACTGATAGCTGTATGTGGCCTAGCAGATTATAAAACCGAAGAAGCACTTGTGAGAAGGCCGTTGGTGCTTCTTTGATAAAATAGcaccaacatcttcttcttaGGGCTCATCCTGTTGCTTGTACCTGAAATGATTGGCCCAAGCTGCAACATAGCTGAATATCTGAATAACAGTTGAACTCATGGATACTTCAATCATCCAGGCTACATGGTATAAAAGTTGCATCAGACTTTGAgcataaaattgaaaataaaaaacttgaCTGGGTTGGAGTTCACAAGATTTTAAATATACAAATATCAATATGTACCCTTGGCTGGTAATCAAAAGGTAGAAATATTCTGTCAATTTTCAGCATTCACCccccaaaatctctctctccctctccaagaatctgttctgtttttttcttccaGAAAGAGTTTCTAGTTCAATTGTCCAACTAGAGAGGGGAAGATTCCCAGTTCCACATAGAAGATATCTACACAGCATTATCATGAAGAAGTGAGCTTGGGATGGCAGTTAGCCTGTATAGTTGTAATTTAATGCCTATTGTCCAAGTTTCCTGCAAAGACAAATAATTTAACAATAAGTAAACAAAACAGACTTTTGATCAAGAGAACACGTTTGTACTATCAAAGATTGACGGTAATTTTTGGGAAACAGGAACTAAAGCATCCCACCTTAAGTATTCTCCCTACCATCCT
Protein-coding sequences here:
- the LOC122075661 gene encoding pentatricopeptide repeat-containing protein At2g03380, mitochondrial, which gives rise to MKLIGLLQRHGLRFQKSHLHWRSLFTNSTFEQQLETLDINQTIASVHAISSNPCFSLLGLCNTIGSLKKIHSLLIIHGLTDDLLCQTKLVSLYGFFGDVKCARFVFDQIRDPDLYSWKVMIRWYFLNDSYPELIQLYTHMRQFLKEHDNIVFSVVLKACSEVHDLDEGRKLHCQIVKFGNPDSFVLTGLVDMYAKCGEIECSCTAFEEIHDRNVVSWTSMIVGYVQNDCPEEALVLFNRMRQGMIDGNQVTMGSLLTACTKLGALNQGKWVHGFIIKEGIIMNSFLITALLNMYAKCGTITDARATFDELPIVDLVSWTTMIVGYTQRNYPDEALRLYTDKKWASLLPNSVTIASVLSACGQSGNSNLGKSVHGIGIKLGLEDGTVRNGLIDMYAKCNMIGDAHYIFLTVADNDLIAWNSMITGLAQNGSADEAMTLFHQMRLDFIAPDAITVVGALSACACIGALRLGCSLHAYIIREGFLSSNVRLGTALLNFYAKCGDAGSARKVFDSMEEKNTVTWSAMMGGYGMLGDASESLVLFAEMLNENVEPNEVIFTSILSACGHTGMVGEGWRYFNSMCREYQFVPSMKHYVCMVDLLARAGRLEEALAFIETMPVQPDVSVFGAFLHGCRLHSRLDLGELGVKKMLELQPDSAGYYVLISNFYASDGMWDKASEVREFMRHRGLSKSPGCSLVEMDNSNHFSALRVASLS
- the LOC122077082 gene encoding putative pentatricopeptide repeat-containing protein At1g69350, mitochondrial, translating into MTLYMLLFRSCTTPRMLSQLHAHLLITGFDRDALSSTKLIESYANMGCLESARLVFDTFSRPDPFMWGVLIKSYVWNFYFKEAITLYHEMLYQRAQINSFLLPSLLRACSGLGDVGMGGKIHGSIIKSGFDSDGFVETALLSMYGERGKLEDARVVFDNMSTRDVVCWSSIISSYVQGGQPYSGLEMFYRMVVEGIKPDSVAMLGITEACADLGFLRLAKAVHGYIVRTEIENSRSLETALIVMYSKCADLLSAEKLFEKASHRSNVSWATMVSCYNQNSHFQEALEICVKMQEYGVGPSPVAMAGILFSCSQLVLLKEGRSVHGSVIRKGIDTDFDLVGPALINMYASCGRLGDCQKVFDAIQEKQLVSWNSLITVYARNGFSEEALRLFIQILGQGLFPDSFTLASSLSACGDMSFLRLGDQIHGHISRTGFDSNEYVQNSLIDMYSKCGSVSIAYKIFSNIRRKSIITWNSMVGGFAQNGYSVEAIGLFDWMHSEGLSMDKVTFLSVIQACSHLGYLEKGKWVHHKLIVYGVVKDSHVETALTDMYAKCGDLQMAQTVFDDMLDRTIVSWSAMIGGYGMHGHIDAAISLFTKMVDSAIKPNEITFMNILSACSHAGSVDKGKSYFHLMGDFGMEPSLDHFACMVDLLSRAGDFDGAFGFIKTMPVPANASIWGALLNGCRIHHRTDLIRSIEENLLDLGKNNPGHYILLSNIYAEEEKWDEFGKVRSMMKHVGLRKVPGYSTIEINRRIYRFGVGDTSHPQTKEIYGSLENIINLAQEQGYLLDATIHSTSQGHRSNNVKSHSEKLAIAFGVISSAPGTTIRISKNLRVCVDCHTFAKFVSKITGREIIMRDLNRFHHLINGSCSCRDYW